The Megalopta genalis isolate 19385.01 chromosome 9, iyMegGena1_principal, whole genome shotgun sequence genome includes a window with the following:
- the RpI1 gene encoding RNA polymerase I subunit RpI1: protein MAQIKYRASRLTPKHLDPNCLMFSMFTANDIRNLSVTKIRTPLSFNILGHPLKGGLYDPSLGPLIESSDPCATCGCNVIKCPGHFGHIELPVPVVNPLFHKGLCMLIKLSCLKCFVLQIPPYVKLLLQAKMKLLQEGYISELEGLEQEVMFLVADSNNPYDIDVVLIQDIIDTYIERLVNRSRFSQSIVQHDKMQFNTKNINTQWHVYVENILKQYLTPKTCKYCKEIIPKVTNLKNKIMTVKMIDDTTAQSNETIHKLDTVMIMPNQSKEYLRSLWQNEKDFLKVIIPCFGMVDIEYPTDIFFFEIVPVLPPIVRPVNFVDGQMVEHPQTQVYKSIIQDCLVLRNIIQTIQDGDTNQLPEEGRLVFEQIKGDTAIEKLHNGWQSLQINVDHLMDRDMNRTVDSANCQGLKQIIEKKEGVIRMHMMGKRVNYAARSVVTPDPNLNIDEIGIPEIFAMKLTYPTPVTPWNVVYLRQLVLNGPEVYPGAVMIENEDGSIQRISSTNATQREATAKRLLTTSDKANKFFRGIKIIHRHLQNGDILLLNRQPTLHKPSIMAHKARILKGEKTLRLHYANCKAYNADFDGDEMNAHFPQNELARSEGYNIASVPNQYLVPKDGTPLSGLIQDHMVSGVRLTVRGTFFTKQDYMQLVYAALSTIQENILLLPPSIIKPVPLWSGKQIVSTVIINIIPSNQARINLVSNAKINAKEWQTTKPRSWKCGVEFSDPKTMSEAEVIIRNGELLCGILDKTHYGATSFGLIHCLYELYGGICSTNLLSAFGKLFQAALQRNGFTLGIEDILLVMKADTKRKEIISRCRQIGEDIQRSLLEVPEDTPMDMVTAKMEESYWSNPKFRTQVDRKYKTALDIYTNDINKTCLPAGLLKKFPDNNLQLMVQSGAKGSTVNTMQISCLLGQIELEGKRPPLMISGKSLPSFPAYDPTPRAGGFIDGRFMTGIQPQEFFFHCMAGREGLIDTAVKTSRSGYLQRCLIKHLEGLVINYDSTVRDSDGSLVQIYYGEDGLDILGSRFLRKELIDFLVDNRNAIVNEEVVKSLKEDSDISKILKLVKKIKKWESKHGNALQKRRISAFAKFSKQDMKIKTSKYEQLDENSGRSKATLSLMRKWIRASYEEKNAFYAQCNRCPDPVTSLYRQDIDFGVLPEQIENLIDEYITNKSVNTHIRKSDLRDLMSMKVMKIVCPPGEPVGLLAAQSIGEPSTQMTLNTFHFAGRGEMNVTLGIPRLREILMMASKNIKTPSMEIPFKKNLKNVTKQANKLRVNLNKCILSNVLNDITISRKLEHWPNRRLLYTMTINYFPYKSYKGEFCMQPYEILKKTEEIFFKELFKEIKKVAKVTGALLHIEEEKKSTRDDTLLDEGEPDERTESSMTSRRRLGEMHESSDEDEAAEDADATLSRSISRHRENQEYEDPEEDEMDDINEKEDDTTVENDNEKSRPVQEQQNIDDDEDIENEKSGCAASEMYNTQRRKDVVNMYHHVEQYDYDEDEYSWCKLTFWLPLQMVKLDLPTIIRNVANRVVFWEVPCIKRAFTFQNNNGDTVLKTDGINIIEMFKYDIALDLNRLYSNDIYGISQTYGIEAANRVIIKEVKDVFKVYGITVDPRHLSLIADYMTFDGRFQPLSRKGMEDSASPLQQISFESSLNFLKYATLQGKQDYLVSPSSRLMLGQPCNSGTGACSLLLKLQKQPDITLST from the exons ATGGCTCAAATTAAATATCGAGCATCACGGTTAACTCCAAAACATTTGGATCCAAACTGCTTAATGTTTTCTATGTTCACTGCAAATGACATACGAAATTTAAGTGTTACTAAAATAAGGACACCTTTATCATTCAATATATTGGGACATCCATTGAAAGGTGGACTATATGATCCATCATTAG GTCCACTTATAGAAAGTTCTGATCCATGTGCAACGTGTggatgtaatgtaataaaatgtcCAGGTCATTTTGGTCACATAGAATTGCCAGTACCTGTTGTGAATCCTTTATTCCATAAAGGATTATGTATGCTGATCAAGCTATCCTGTTTAAAATGCTTTGTTCTACAGATTCCACCATATGTAAAGTTACTATTGCAAGCAAAAATGAAGTTACTTCAAGAAGGATACATCAGTGAATTGGAAGGGTTGGAGCAGGAAGTAATGTTTCTTGTTGCAGATTCTAACAACCCTTATGACATTGATGTGGTACTAATACAAGATATTATTGATACATACATAGAGAGACTTGTTAATCGATCCAGATTTAGTCAGTCCATTGTGCAGCACGATAAAATGCAATTTAACACAAAGAATATCAATACACAATGGCATGTATATGTTGAAAATATACTGAAGCAATATTTGACACCAAAAACGTGCAAATATTGTAAAGAAATTATACCAAAAGTTACAAATTTGAAGAATAAAATTATGACTGTTAAAATGATAGATGATACTACTGCACAGTCAAATGAAACAATTCATAAACTGGATACGGTAATGATAATGCCAAATCAATCTAAAGAATATCTTAGAAGTCTCTGGCAAAATGAAAAAGATTTTCTTAAAGTAATTATTCCCTGTTTTGGAATGGTAGACATCGAATATCCAACCGATATATTTTTCTTTGAAATAGTACCAGTTTTACCACCTATTGTTCGACCAGTCAATTTTGTTGATGGTCAAATGGTAGAACATCCGCAAACTCAAGTCTACAAAAGTATTATCCAAGACTGCTTGGTTCTTAGAAATATTATTCAAACAATTCAAGATGGAGATACAAATCAGTTGCCAGAAGAGGGCAGGCTTGTTTTCGAACAAATAAAAGGTGACACAGCAATAGAAAAATTGCACAATGGTTGGCAAAGTTTGCAAATAAATGTGGATCATTTAATGGATCGCGATATGAACAGAACAGTGGATTCTGCTAACTGTCAAGGACTCAAACAAATTATAGAAAAGAAGGAAGGAGTTATTAGAATGCACATGATGGGTAAACGAGTCAACTATGCTGCTCGTTCAGTTGTTACACCCGACCCTAACTTAAATATAGATGAAATCGGAATTCCCGAAATTTTTGCAATGAAATTAACGTATCCAACTCCTGTTACACCTTGGAATGTTGTATATCTACGGCAATTAGTTTTAAATGGACCTGAAGTTTATCCAGGAGCAGTAATGATTGAAAATGAAGATGGAAGTATACAACGAATCTCTTCTACCAATGCTACTCAGAGAGAAGCAACTGCAAAACGATTGTTAACGACTAGTGACAAAGCGAACAAGTTCTTCAGGGGTATTAAAATTATACATAGGCATTTACAGAATGGAGATATTTTATTGCTCAATCGTCAACCAACTTTGCACAAACCTAGTATAATGGCTCATAAAGCGCGCATTCTAAAAGGAGAGAAAACGTTGCGTCTTCATTACGCTAATTGTAAGGCATATAATGCCGACTTTGATGGTGACGAAATGAATGCACATTTTCCTCAAAATGAACTTGCTAGAAGCGAAGGGTACAACATAGCAAGTGTGCCTAATCAATATCTTGTACCAAAGGATGGTACTCCATTAAGTGGTCTTATTCAAGATCACATGGTTTCTGGTGTACGCTTAACAGTAAGAGGAACATTCTTCACTAAGCAAGATTACATGCAATTAGTTTATGCTGCCTTATCAACAATTCAAGAAAACATCCTTCTTCTTCCGCCTAGTATTATAAAACCTGTACCGTTGTGGTCTGGAAAACAAATTGTATCCACTGTTATTATCAATATCATTCCATCGAATCAAGCACGGATTAACCTAGTATCAAATGCCAAAATTAATGCAAAAGAGTGGCAAACTACAAAACCCCGATCTTGGAAATGTGGTGTTGAATTTTCTGATCCAAAAACGATGTCAGAAGCGGAAGTAATTATACGAAATGGAGAATTATTATGCGGTATACTGGATAAAACACATTATGGTGCTACTTCATTTGGTCTCATACATTGCTTGTACGAGCTGTATGGTGGAATATGCTCTACAAACTTGTTGAGTGCCTTTGGTAAATTGTTCCAGGCTGCTTTACAAAGAAACGGATTCACACTTGGCATCGAAGATATTTTACTGGTAATGAAAGCAGACACAAAGCGTAAAGAAATCATTTCCAGGTGTAGACAGATCGGAGAAGATATTCAAAGATCTCTGCTAGAAGTACCAGAGGATACTCCAATGGATATGGTTACAGCAAAAATGGAGGAGTCTTATTGGAGTAATCCAAAATTTCGCACGCAGGTTGACAGAAAATACAAAACTGCATTAGACATTTATACTAATGATATAAATAAAACATGTTTACCAGCTGGTCTTTTGAAGAAGTTTCCAGataataatttacaattaaTGGTGCAATCTGGTGCTAAAGGTTCAACCGTAAATACTATGCAGATATCGTGTTTGTTGGGGCAAATTGAATTGGAAGGAAAAAGACCACCTTTAATGATAAGTGGAAAAAGTCTTCCAAGTTTTCCTGCTTACGATCCAACACCAAGAGCAGGAGGTTTCATTGATGGTCGATTCATGACAGGCATACAACCGCAAGAATTTTTCTTTCACTGTATGGCAGGTCGCGAAGGTCTCATTGATACAGCCGTGAAAACTAGTAGATCAGGATATCTGCAACGATGTCTTATTAAACATCTTGAAGGATTGGTTATTAACTATGATTCAACAGTACGCGATTCAGATGGCAGTTTAGTACAAATTTATTATGGAGAGGATGGACTTGATATATTAGGCTCAAGATTTTTAAGAAAAGAGCTAATTGACTTTTTAGTTGATAATAGAAATGCTATTGTTAACGAGGAAGTGGTTAAAAGTTTGAAAGAAGATTCTGATattagcaaaattttaaaattggtaaagaaaattaaaaaatgggaAAGTAAACATGGAAACGCATTGCAAAAGAGAAGAATTAGTGCTTTTGCAAAATTTTCAAAACAAGATATGAAAATTAAGACATCAAAGTATGAGCAACTCGATGAAAACAGCGGAAGAAGTAAAGCTACACTTTCACTGATGAGAAAATGGATAAGAGCCTCGTATGAGGAAAAAAATGCTTTTTATGCGCAATGTAACAGATGTCCTGATCCTGTAACGTCACTCTATAGACAAGACATAGACTTTGGTGTGCTTCCTGAacaaatagaaaatttaataGACGAATACATTACTAATAAATCTGTAAATACCCATATAAGAAAAAGTGATTTAAGAGATCTCATGTCAATGAAAGTAATGAAGATTGTTTGTCCACCTGGTGAACCAGTAGGTTTATTAGCAGCACAGTCAATTGGAGAACCATCAACTCAGATGACATTAAACACATTCCACTTTGCTGGTCGTGGTGAAATGAACGTCACTTTGGGTATACCAAGATTACGTGAAATACTTATGATGGCatctaaaaatattaaaacaccTAGCATGGAAATACCTTTtaaaaagaatttgaaaaatgtaacaAAGCAAGCTAATAAACTACGAGTAAACTTGAACAAGTGTATTTTGTCAAATGTATTAAATGATATTACAATAAGTAGGAAACTGGAACACTGGCCAAATAGAAGATTGCTATACACTATGACCATAAATTATTTTCCATACAAGTCCTACAAAGGAGAATTTTGCATGCAACCATATGAGATACTGAAAAAGACagaagaaatattttttaagGAACTGTTTAAAGAAATTAAGAAAGTTGCCAAAGTAACGGGGGCTTTGTTACATATTGAAGAGGAAAAGAAGTCTACGCGCGATGATACTTTGTTAGATGAAGGTGAACCAGATGAAAGAACAGAGTCTTCGATGACATCACGAAGACGTTTAGGGGAAATGCATGAATCTTCGGATGAGGATGAAGCGGCGGAAGACGCAGACGCGACCTTGTCTCGATCAATTTCTCGACATAGAGAAAATCAAGAATATGAAGACCCGGAAGAAGATGAAATGGATGATATAAACGAAAAGGAAGATGATACTACTGTTGAAAATGACAATGAGAAATCGAGACCTGTACAAGAACAGCAAAATATAGATGACGATGAAGACATCGAGAATGAAAAGTCAGGATGTGCTGCAAGTGAAATGTACAATACACAAAGAAGGAAAGATGTTGTAAACATGTATCATCATGTAGAACAATATGACTATGATGAAGATGAATATTCATGGTGTAAATTAACATTTTGG CTACCTCTCCAAATGGTGAAATTGGACTTACCAACAATCATTAGAAATGTTGCAAACAGAGTCGTTTTTTGGGAAGTACCATGTATAAAACGTGCTTTTACATTTCAGAATAACAATGGTGATACTGTTCTCAAAACGGATGGTATAAATATAATC GAAATGTTTAAATATGACATTGCATTAGATTTAAATAGATTATATTCTAATGACATTTATGGTATTTCTCAAACTTACGGTATTGAAGCAGCTAATAGAGTTATTATTAAAGAAGTGAAAGATGTATTCAAAGTGTATGGTATCACAGTTGATCCACGTCATTTGTCACTAATTGCAGACTACATGACATTTGATGGTAGATTTCAACCTCTTAGCCGAAAAGGAATGGAAGATTCTGCATCTCCTTTGCAACAAATTAGCTTTGAAAGTTCTCTCAATTTCTTAAAATATGCCACATTACAAG GAAAACAAGATTATTTGGTGTCTCCTTCTAGTCGTTTAATGTTAGGCCAACCTTGTAATTCTGGAACTGGGGCCTGTTCACTGTTATTAAAGTTACAAAAACAACCAGATATTACTTTGTCGACATAA
- the LOC117230123 gene encoding pancreatic triacylglycerol lipase, with protein sequence MPPVGTIILLAIVLASAYAHPQNTLLNDVENVIKTVFKTVWEPATFNLYSRENPFGEEQLFLNNTEVLYASHFNESRPTKFIIHGYSDTGNEAWVRGLIDAYLLHENVNVIVVSWGVLASALYPMAANNTCRVGEFLGNFLEFLNRESNLEYKDVHMTGHSLGSHVAGCAGAYLNGRIGRITGLDPASPLFETISGIVDPKFRLDPTDAQFVDVIHTSGSAFGFLAPLGHADFYPNNGKFPQPGCSFVPTTTYCSHSRAHQFMTESIRSSSGFKARTCESWEKYKDGRCDYNPVVLMGEDASTSLRGKFYLTTNDSPPFAIA encoded by the exons ATGCCACCAGTCGGGACTATCATCCTTCTGGCGATTGTTCTTGCATCAG CGTACGCACATCCGCAGAACACGCTGCTAAACGATGTCGAGAATGTCATCAAGACCGTTTTCAAGACCGTATGGGAACCGGCCACATTCAATTTGTACAGTAG GGAAAATCCATTCGGCGAGGAGCAGTTGTTCTTAAACAACACGGAGGTTCTTTATGCGTCCCATTTCAACGAAAGTCGTCCGACGAAGTTCATTATCCACGGGTACAGCGACACTGGAAATGAGGCCTGGGTGCGAGGTTTGATAGACG CCTATTTGCTTCACGAAAACGTGAACGTGATCGTCGTCAGTTGGGGAGTTCTCGCCAGTGCTCTCTACCCAATGGCCGCGAACAACACCTGTCGAGTAGGCGAATTTCTAGGCAATTTCCTCGAGTTCCTGAACCGCGAGTCGAACCTAGAATATAAAGATGTTCACATGACGGGACATAGTTTGGGTTCGCACGTCGCCGGATGCGCTGGCGCTTACTTGAATGGACGAATCGGCAGAATAACAG GCCTAGATCCGGCGAGTCCCCTGTTCGAGACGATTTCTGGAATTGTTGACCCGAAATTCAGATTAGATCCGACCGATGCGCAGTTCGTCGACGTGATTCACACCAGCGGATCTGCGTTCGGATTCTTGGCTCCGCTCGGTCATGCTGACTTTTATCCAAATAACGGAAAGTTTCCGCAACCTGGATGCTCGTTCGTGCCGACTACAA CTTATTGCAGTCACTCAAGGGCGCACCAATTCATGACAGAGAGCATAAGGAGCAGTTCCGGTTTCAAGGCGAGAACCTGTGAAAGTTGGGAGAAATATAAGGATGGACGTTGCGATTACAATCCGGTTGTGCTGATGGGCGAAGACGCGTCCACATC ATTGCGAGGAAAGTTTTATTTGACAACGAACGACTCACCCCCGTTTGCGATAGCGTGA
- the LOC117230120 gene encoding protein SHQ1 homolog isoform X2 produces the protein MLTPRFEITQTDTEVSIIIYAPYANIKDTEVYVEKTDFRFYSAPYYLRLILPGEIEENDSSFGSYDCEKGDFSLRFSKVHKGEHFENLDMITTLLAPAKKKTNIMPNIEVIGNPSANSEDINDLSIENDSIVNDSGNGDEWYMDQNVPTSTIPPLTTSPKYGFANKVSGALAAFESAWIKEIVDLPSPDTIPESERKSLREKTEHSDFNNEHYLADLMQPEYTEVYIKYTPEWDTLEKEHVVLNDIEVDILKELPNKEYLLTHEETYKLLLSLVDILFGSCYNHRTTLGDNTVESSWTINKLSSTLSWFEDFPDAEEVIRACFRRSLCYPLFRNWELSLKVLEDVKKVIKLGKKYIIKRFCEIHSLFNNSCEPRYILNQLYIKDYLVWLQKINESSIESLNSLIANIEPSKEDMGFDLVELEHAAYSVQEEDLIIENSVHEIVDQMDDLVINGNVQDKLSSSSSSSDSSDTDSDSDSDSSTSSTSTTSHSTLDSDDASEPE, from the exons ATGTTGACTCCACGATTTGAAATAACTCAAACTGACACTGAAGTTTCAATCATTATTTATGCACCATATGCCAATATTAAAGATACGGAAGTTTATGTGGAGAAAACGGATTTCAGATTTTATTCTGCACCATATTATTTAAG GTTAATTCTACCAGGTGAAATAGAGGAGAATGATTCTTCTTTTGGATCATATGATTGTGAGAAGGGAGATTTTTCTTTAAGATTTTCAAAAGTACATAAAGGagaacattttgaaaatttaGATATGATAACTACTTTACTAGCACCAGCAAAGAAGAAGACCAATATTATGCCCAACATTGAAGTAATTG GAAATCCCTCAGCAAATTCAGAAGACATTAATGACTTATCCATTGAAAATGATTCCATAGTTAATGATAGTGGAAATGGGGATGAATGGTATATGGACCAAAATGTTCCTACAAGCACTATACCTCCTTTGACTACTTCTCCAAAATATGGTTTCGCAAATAAAGTTTCTGGAGCTTTGGCAGCTTTTGAG TCAGCATGGATTAAAGAAATAGTAGATCTTCCATCGCCTGATACCATACCCGAATCTGAAAGGAAAAGCTTACGAGAGAAGACTGAACATTCAGACTTTAATAATGAACACTACTTAGCAGATTTAATGCAACCAGAGTATACAGAAGTGTACATAAAGTATACTCCAGAGTGGGACACACTTGAAAAAGAACATGTTGTGCTAAATGACATAGAAGTGGATATACTAAAGGAACTCCCGAACAAAGAATATCTGTTAACCCATGAAGAAACATATAAATTGCTTTTAAGTTTAGTTGATATTTTATTTGGTAGTTGTTATAATCATAGAACTACTTTAGGAGATAATACAGTCGAAAGTAGTTGGACCATTAATAAACTGAGTTCTACTTTGTCTTGGTTTGAA GACTTCCCTGATGCAGAAGAAGTTATAAGAGCATGTTTTAGAAGATCATTATGTTACCCTCTTTTTAGGAACTGGGAACTTTCTCTGAAAGTTCTGGAAGATGTTAAGAAGGTTATTAAATTGG gtaaaaaatatattataaaacgcTTTTGCGAAATACACAGTCTGTTCAACAATTCATGCGAGCCACGGTATATATTGAATCAGTTATACATAAAGGATTATTTAGTGTGGCTACAAAAAATTAACGAATCTTCAATAGAATCTCTGAATTCGCTAATAGCCAAT ATTGAACCAAGCAAGGAAGATATGGGTTTCGACTTAGTGGAACTAGAGCATGCAGCTTATTCAGTTCAAGAGGAAGATCTGATTATAGAAAATTCTGTTCATGAAATAGTGGACCAAATGGATGACTTAGTAATTAATGGCAATGTACAGGATAA ATTATCGAGCAGTTCAAGTTCAAGCGACAGCAGCGATACAGATTCAGACAGCGATTCGGACAGTAGTACTTCCAGTACATCTACTACAAGCCACAGTACTTTAGATTCCGACGATGCAAGCGAACCCGAGTAA
- the LOC117217333 gene encoding thioredoxin-2 isoform X1 yields the protein MVVEIKTDEEFKSTLEKSGDSLIVVDFFATWCGPCKSIAPKLQELSEQMTDVIFLKVDVDDFPDLAAEYNINSMPTFIFIKGGKVLETFSGANYEKLKLVLQKHM from the exons ATGGTTGTCGAGATTAAGACTGAC GAAGAGTTCAAGAGCACTCTTGAGAAGTCTGGAGATAGTTTAATTGTAGTAGATTTCTTTGCTACATGGTGTGGTCCCTGTAAATCAATTGCACCTAAACTTCAGGAACTGTCTGAG cAAATGACAgatgttatatttttaaaagtaGATGTAGACGATTTCCCAGATCTTGCTGCAGAATATAACATTAACAGTATGCCTACCTTTATATTTATCAAGGGTGGTAAAGTG CTGGAAACCTTCTCTGGTGCAAATTACGAGAAACTCAAACTTGTACTTCAGAAGCACATGTGA
- the LOC117230120 gene encoding protein SHQ1 homolog isoform X1 yields the protein MLTPRFEITQTDTEVSIIIYAPYANIKDTEVYVEKTDFRFYSAPYYLRLILPGEIEENDSSFGSYDCEKGDFSLRFSKVHKGEHFENLDMITTLLAPAKKKTNIMPNIEVIGNPSANSEDINDLSIENDSIVNDSGNGDEWYMDQNVPTSTIPPLTTSPKYGFANKVSGALAAFESAWIKEIVDLPSPDTIPESERKSLREKTEHSDFNNEHYLADLMQPEYTEVYIKYTPEWDTLEKEHVVLNDIEVDILKELPNKEYLLTHEETYKLLLSLVDILFGSCYNHRTTLGDNTVESSWTINKLSSTLSWFEDFPDAEEVIRACFRRSLCYPLFRNWELSLKVLEDVKKVIKLGKKYIIKRFCEIHSLFNNSCEPRYILNQLYIKDYLVWLQKINESSIESLNSLIANIEPSKEDMGFDLVELEHAAYSVQEEDLIIENSVHEIVDQMDDLVINGNVQDKPKTIYYIKDKHSLKYLLSSSSSSSDSSDTDSDSDSDSSTSSTSTTSHSTLDSDDASEPE from the exons ATGTTGACTCCACGATTTGAAATAACTCAAACTGACACTGAAGTTTCAATCATTATTTATGCACCATATGCCAATATTAAAGATACGGAAGTTTATGTGGAGAAAACGGATTTCAGATTTTATTCTGCACCATATTATTTAAG GTTAATTCTACCAGGTGAAATAGAGGAGAATGATTCTTCTTTTGGATCATATGATTGTGAGAAGGGAGATTTTTCTTTAAGATTTTCAAAAGTACATAAAGGagaacattttgaaaatttaGATATGATAACTACTTTACTAGCACCAGCAAAGAAGAAGACCAATATTATGCCCAACATTGAAGTAATTG GAAATCCCTCAGCAAATTCAGAAGACATTAATGACTTATCCATTGAAAATGATTCCATAGTTAATGATAGTGGAAATGGGGATGAATGGTATATGGACCAAAATGTTCCTACAAGCACTATACCTCCTTTGACTACTTCTCCAAAATATGGTTTCGCAAATAAAGTTTCTGGAGCTTTGGCAGCTTTTGAG TCAGCATGGATTAAAGAAATAGTAGATCTTCCATCGCCTGATACCATACCCGAATCTGAAAGGAAAAGCTTACGAGAGAAGACTGAACATTCAGACTTTAATAATGAACACTACTTAGCAGATTTAATGCAACCAGAGTATACAGAAGTGTACATAAAGTATACTCCAGAGTGGGACACACTTGAAAAAGAACATGTTGTGCTAAATGACATAGAAGTGGATATACTAAAGGAACTCCCGAACAAAGAATATCTGTTAACCCATGAAGAAACATATAAATTGCTTTTAAGTTTAGTTGATATTTTATTTGGTAGTTGTTATAATCATAGAACTACTTTAGGAGATAATACAGTCGAAAGTAGTTGGACCATTAATAAACTGAGTTCTACTTTGTCTTGGTTTGAA GACTTCCCTGATGCAGAAGAAGTTATAAGAGCATGTTTTAGAAGATCATTATGTTACCCTCTTTTTAGGAACTGGGAACTTTCTCTGAAAGTTCTGGAAGATGTTAAGAAGGTTATTAAATTGG gtaaaaaatatattataaaacgcTTTTGCGAAATACACAGTCTGTTCAACAATTCATGCGAGCCACGGTATATATTGAATCAGTTATACATAAAGGATTATTTAGTGTGGCTACAAAAAATTAACGAATCTTCAATAGAATCTCTGAATTCGCTAATAGCCAAT ATTGAACCAAGCAAGGAAGATATGGGTTTCGACTTAGTGGAACTAGAGCATGCAGCTTATTCAGTTCAAGAGGAAGATCTGATTATAGAAAATTCTGTTCATGAAATAGTGGACCAAATGGATGACTTAGTAATTAATGGCAATGTACAGGATAA GCCAAAGACTATATACTACATTAAAGACAAACATTCTTTAAAGTATTT ATTATCGAGCAGTTCAAGTTCAAGCGACAGCAGCGATACAGATTCAGACAGCGATTCGGACAGTAGTACTTCCAGTACATCTACTACAAGCCACAGTACTTTAGATTCCGACGATGCAAGCGAACCCGAGTAA
- the LOC117217333 gene encoding thioredoxin-T isoform X2, with protein MEEFKSTLEKSGDSLIVVDFFATWCGPCKSIAPKLQELSEQMTDVIFLKVDVDDFPDLAAEYNINSMPTFIFIKGGKVLETFSGANYEKLKLVLQKHM; from the exons ATG GAAGAGTTCAAGAGCACTCTTGAGAAGTCTGGAGATAGTTTAATTGTAGTAGATTTCTTTGCTACATGGTGTGGTCCCTGTAAATCAATTGCACCTAAACTTCAGGAACTGTCTGAG cAAATGACAgatgttatatttttaaaagtaGATGTAGACGATTTCCCAGATCTTGCTGCAGAATATAACATTAACAGTATGCCTACCTTTATATTTATCAAGGGTGGTAAAGTG CTGGAAACCTTCTCTGGTGCAAATTACGAGAAACTCAAACTTGTACTTCAGAAGCACATGTGA